TCGGCGGTTCCCCATCTCCTCACCAACTTTCCCCCCTCGTTCTTTACCAGTCCACAATAACCCCATCCCCCCTCGGGTATCCTGCAGGCGTTTCCGCATCCCTCACAAGCCGGAGCCCCAGGCTCTTTGGGAACCAGCGGAGGAAGACCCATCCCCTTCCTGGTCCTAGCGTGGGCTGCCTCTATCCAAGGCTTGGCCTCTTCGAAGCGTTCCCTCACGCAACGTGGACAGACAGCGAGCACGGAAGAAAGGGCCTCCTTCCCGCATACCCTGCACTCCATCAGAATCCTTTAAGGAAGGAGGGAAAGTATAGATGATGAAGCTCTTCGGTACGGAGAGGCTCAAGAGGGGTTTTGCCAGCATGTGCAAGGGCGGGGTGATCATGGACGTGACCACGCCGGAACAGGCCAGAATAGCCGAGGAGGCGGGTGCGGTGGCGGTGATGGCCCTGGAGGCGGTTCCGGCCGATATAAGGAAGGCGGGAGGGGTGGCCAGGATGGCCGACCCCGCCAGGATCAAGGAGATCATGGACGCCGTCTCCATACCCGTGATGGCGAAGTGTAGGATAGGACACTTCGCCGAGGCCCAAGTGCTGGAGGCCCTCGGAGTGGACATGATAGACGAGTCCGAAGTTCTCACCCCTGCCGATGAGGAATATCACATAGACAAGAGGAAATTCAAGGTCCCCTTCGTTTGCGGGGCAAGGGATTTGGGGGAGGCCCTGAGGAGGATCCACGAGGGGGCGGCCATGATAAGAACGAAGGGGGAGGCCGGGACGGGAAACATCGTGGAGGCCGTCAGGCACATCAGACTCACCCTTCGCCAGATAGAGGAACTGAAGAGGCTGAACAGGAAGGGACTGGAGCAGAAGGCCAGGGAGTACAGGGTGCCGGTGGAACTGGTAAAGGAAGTGGCCAGGCTGGGAAGGTTACCCGTGGTATGGTTCTGCGCGGGTGGGATAGCCACGCCCGCCGATGCCTCCCTAGTGATGCAGTTTGGAGTGGATGGAATTTTCGTGGGTTCGGGTATTTTCAAGTCCTCCGATCCCCCACGCATGGCAAGGGCCATCGTGGAGGCCACCAGGTACTACGACGATCCCGAGGTTGTCCTGAGGGCCAGCTGGAACCTCCCCACCCCCATGAAGGGCACGGACCTCAGGACCCTAAGGCCAGAGGAGCTCCTCCACACGAGAGGGATTTAATCCCGGGTGGACTCTTTGAGGATAGGCGTTCTGGGACTGCAGGGAGCCGTTTCGGAACATCTCCTCTCCCTCAGGAGGGCCCTGAAGGTCTTGGGCATGAAGGGTGAAGCCCTTTGGGTGAGCAGGAAGGAGCAACTGGATGGTCTGGAGGGTCTCATCCTCCCGGGAGGGGAGAGCACCACCATAGGTAAACTCATGGTAACTACAGGAATCTTCGATAGGATTCAGGAGGAGGCGAGGAAAGGTCTACCCCTGATGGGGACCTGCGCCGGGATGATCCTCCTGGCGAAGGAGGGTGATGAGGAAGTGAGGAGGACGGGACAACCCCTCCTGGGTCTCATGGACATGAAAGTGATCAGGAACGCCTTCGGTAGACAGAGGGAATCCTTTGAAGCCGATCTGAGGGTGGAGGGTCTGAAGGGGGGACCCTTCAGGGGCGTTTTCATAAGGGCCCCCATCGTGGAGCGTCTGTGGGGAGAAGCCAGGGCAATAGCGGAATTCGAGGGTAAGATCGTGGGGGTAAGGCAGGGAAAGATGCTGGCCCTGAGCTTCCATCCTGAGCTCACTTCCGATACCAGAATACACGAGTACTTCTTACAACTGTGCAGGGGAGGAAGGCCCTAACCCGTGCTGTCGAACTTCCTCATCCTGAGTTCTTTCTTCTTCTGGTCTATCTCCACCAAAAGATAATCGCCGGGTTTGAAGGGAAAGGCTGAGTCCCTCACCAGCTCGGTGGGGAGGTAGATGAAGAACTTATCGTACTCCTTCTCCCCCGTCTTCGTGGGCCTGTTGATCAGCCTTCCTCTTCCCTTGGAAGCCATCCCTACGCTTCCCACGAATTCCTTTATAGGCTTTCCGGTTTTCCCTTCCCTTTTAAATGGGAGGACAGTTTGGTACCCCAATGTTATAAAAAGGGGGAAATCTTGGGGAAGGGTAAAAATTTGTTGACACAAAGTTTAAACCTTGGATTGAAAAGAAAAAAC
The nucleotide sequence above comes from Candidatus Hadarchaeales archaeon. Encoded proteins:
- the pdxS gene encoding pyridoxal 5'-phosphate synthase lyase subunit PdxS; the protein is MKLFGTERLKRGFASMCKGGVIMDVTTPEQARIAEEAGAVAVMALEAVPADIRKAGGVARMADPARIKEIMDAVSIPVMAKCRIGHFAEAQVLEALGVDMIDESEVLTPADEEYHIDKRKFKVPFVCGARDLGEALRRIHEGAAMIRTKGEAGTGNIVEAVRHIRLTLRQIEELKRLNRKGLEQKAREYRVPVELVKEVARLGRLPVVWFCAGGIATPADASLVMQFGVDGIFVGSGIFKSSDPPRMARAIVEATRYYDDPEVVLRASWNLPTPMKGTDLRTLRPEELLHTRGI
- the pdxT gene encoding pyridoxal 5'-phosphate synthase glutaminase subunit PdxT, translating into MRIGVLGLQGAVSEHLLSLRRALKVLGMKGEALWVSRKEQLDGLEGLILPGGESTTIGKLMVTTGIFDRIQEEARKGLPLMGTCAGMILLAKEGDEEVRRTGQPLLGLMDMKVIRNAFGRQRESFEADLRVEGLKGGPFRGVFIRAPIVERLWGEARAIAEFEGKIVGVRQGKMLALSFHPELTSDTRIHEYFLQLCRGGRP